ACAAAAGAATCCCTCTAGCTATTTCTAGAGGGATTTTTTCATCTATCAAACGTTCACACGAGCTTCCCAGTCTTGTAGGAATTTCTCGATACCTTGTTCTGTTAATGGATGGTGGAAAAGTTGCATGATAACTTTTAACGGAATTGTCGCAATATCTGCACCACGTAACGCTGCTTCTTTAACATGTAATGGATGACGGATACTTGCAGCAATAATCTCCGTTGGTAAATCATGCACTGCAAAGATTTCAGCAATTTCACTAATTAAATCTAATCCTTCATGACCAAGGTCATCAAGACGTCCTAAAAATGGAGATACGTATGTTGCACCTGCACGTGCTGCTAAAAGTGCTTGGTTTGCAGAGAAAACAAGTGTAACATTGGTTTTAATGCCCGCTTCAGAAAAATATTTAACAGCTTTTAAGCCATCGGGAGTCATTGGAACTTTTATCGTAATATTCGGAGAAATTTGAGCAAGCTCTTTTCCTTCTTCAATCATTTCCTCCGCTTTTAATGAAATAACCTCTGCACTTACAGATCCTGGAACAAGACTAGCGAT
This window of the Priestia filamentosa genome carries:
- the fsa gene encoding fructose-6-phosphate aldolase, with protein sequence MKFFIDTANLDEIKEAHELGILAGVTTNPSLVAKENVSFEERLKEIASLVPGSVSAEVISLKAEEMIEEGKELAQISPNITIKVPMTPDGLKAVKYFSEAGIKTNVTLVFSANQALLAARAGATYVSPFLGRLDDLGHEGLDLISEIAEIFAVHDLPTEIIAASIRHPLHVKEAALRGADIATIPLKVIMQLFHHPLTEQGIEKFLQDWEARVNV